In one window of Episyrphus balteatus chromosome 3, idEpiBalt1.1, whole genome shotgun sequence DNA:
- the LOC129914160 gene encoding uncharacterized protein LOC129914160: MENRKRQLKAHRRNVVRKNTSHHGRSTKLQNLELSNYSPSIKIQHNRGPLTSSSSSNSSSMKAFIFNTDTLGRNQYFPSLPRESTDRRIVKYHNTPRTLLLKSPSLNKLIQSTFILGGVNSNLNLNEIHICDRTTSECIQYLKNFSGNTSPSDRDIIFGNARKLLKQTCGWENSRIQWLLDLERRQEMRRTKEQCYEEDLMEMICCFPLNLNMLT; the protein is encoded by the exons ATGGAAAACCGCAAAAGGCAATTAAAAGCTCATCGAAGAAATGTGGTTCGAAAAAATACAAGTCACCATGGAAGATCCACAAAACTACAGAACCTCGAATTATCAAATTATTCTCCTTCAATCAAGATTCAACATAATCGAGGTCCTTTAACAAGTTCGTCTTCTTCGAATTCATCATCAATGAaggcatttattttcaatactgATACTTTGGGTCGGAATCAATACTTTCCTTCCTTGCCCAGAGAATCAACAGATCGAAGAATTGTGAAATATCACAATACTCCTAGGACTTTACTTTTAAAAAGCCCTTCTCTCAACAAGCTTATTCAAAGCACTTTCATTTTGGGCGGAGTCAACTCTAATCTAAACTTGAacgaaatacatatttgtgatAGAACAACATCGGAATGCAtccaatatttgaaaaatt TTTCGGGAAACACTTCACCATCGGACCGTGATATAATCTTTGGAAATGCAAGGAAACTATTGAAACAAACTTGTGGCTGGGAGAATTCACGCATTCAATGGTTGTTGGACTTGGAACGACGACAAGAAATGCGTCGTACTAAAGAGCAATGCTACGAAGAAGACCTCATGGAAATGATttgttgttttccattaaaCTTGAATATGCTAACTTAG